CATTTTTCCAGTCGTGACTATCGCAGATGCGCCGTCCTTGAGCACAACTGGTGTTTGGACCAACCCATCGCCAAAAGTCTTCGTTCCGACAAGGGTCGCAATTTGTGAATCTCTTAGAGTTCCAGCAAAAAGTTCTGCCACGCTGGACGTGCCGTGGTTGATGAGAACGGCAATGGGTATTCCAATACTGCGCGTCTTGGGTAATCTGATTGAACGCTTTGTGTTTCTGCCTTGGATTGTGGCGACTGTTCCTCCGCCTGTGAGCTTAGATGCTATATATGTTGCCGAATAGAGCGACCCCCCTGGATTGTTGCGCACATCTAAGATTAGAGCCTTCGTCCTGCGCGCTTGTAATTTGCTAATTTCGGCTGCGAATTCTTTTTCTGCTCGTTTATTAAACTGCGCAATGCGTACATACGCAATTCCATGCCTAAGTTCTTTGACAACAACAGGATCTACCACTGTGTTGCGGCAGCGTAGCTTAACCTTGATTCTTTCCGATTTGCCAGGCCGTTCGACCTCAAGATTTAAATCGCCAGATGTCGTGGTTGTAAGTTTGTCAAGTGCGTCTTGAATGGTAATTCCTTTTTTTAGCCTTGCATCAATTTCATCAAGCGCTTTTCGATAAGAAAGGAGGTCAAGTTGTTTGTTCCTGACCATCTTGCGCATTTTTTGAATTTCTGGCTCCATGTATGGGTCATGATTGATGACCCACTTTCCGCCTACTTCGGTTATGGCATCACCAGGCTCGAGCCCGGCTTCGTCTGCTGGGCTTCCCTGCATGGGCGCCACTACCACTATATTTGTTGTATCAAGATCGCCGATTTTTTCATGTTTTAGGGCTAGTATTGCACCCGTTCCGTGGAATATGCCGGCTTCGACGTCATTCAACAGTTTGCGTTCTTCAGGGGTGATAAAGCGCGTGTCTGGGTCATCTAACGAGTCCAACATGGCGC
This sequence is a window from Armatimonadota bacterium. Protein-coding genes within it:
- a CDS encoding PDZ domain-containing protein; protein product: MKTTRKKIHVWLAIIFIIAAFCGGRYLRSIQDRPLLIIKGASPQANALLKLAPEQTPIQVESIKPKPQIGADAEYRNLFSTVLNLCKKHYVEKITPEKETKMAQGAIRAMLDSLDDPDTRFITPEERKLLNDVEAGIFHGTGAILALKHEKIGDLDTTNIVVVAPMQGSPADEAGLEPGDAITEVGGKWVINHDPYMEPEIQKMRKMVRNKQLDLLSYRKALDEIDARLKKGITIQDALDKLTTTTSGDLNLEVERPGKSERIKVKLRCRNTVVDPVVVKELRHGIAYVRIAQFNKRAEKEFAAEISKLQARRTKALILDVRNNPGGSLYSATYIASKLTGGGTVATIQGRNTKRSIRLPKTRSIGIPIAVLINHGTSSVAELFAGTLRDSQIATLVGTKTFGDGLVQTPVVLKDGASAIVTTGKMITPGGIDFNGRGLNPDITVENKNRKVDAQFTAAEKLLASKIGTPKG